Proteins from a genomic interval of Symmachiella macrocystis:
- a CDS encoding sialidase family protein, which translates to MLRITDQGLLSREPGRGAYMPSISQLSDGSLIACQHIGQELASADNDIEVLTTPDDGQTWQNQGSIHGGPPDDGWAYRGPYIYEVPDGRLVLTATRFETTDSALFDAQTEALQRPEMLLYWSEDRGATWSAPQVVPVDLPPEKYTWNGAGQFQQLSATRWMYPLETWKPEGYDGAPDQKAAAVFSADGGKTWGEFTPFADDPTGALLYWDQMNTRLPDGRVYVMLWTHRYGTSEDIANHWVISEDEGRTWSAPVATNLRGQVCCPIALADGRVAAIYNYRHDPQGVRIAVSEDLTNFDVDRGTVLFDAGAEATLGTTEHENFLAEHMLIGFGKPGGIRLADDTLLTWYWCTAGGVTHTRWARLAVV; encoded by the coding sequence ATGCTCCGCATCACCGACCAAGGTCTTCTGTCGCGCGAACCGGGACGTGGGGCGTATATGCCCTCCATCTCACAGTTGAGTGATGGTTCGCTGATTGCCTGTCAGCATATCGGGCAGGAGTTGGCGTCGGCCGATAATGACATTGAGGTCCTCACGACGCCCGATGATGGGCAGACGTGGCAGAATCAAGGCAGCATTCATGGCGGTCCGCCTGATGACGGCTGGGCGTATCGCGGGCCGTATATCTATGAGGTGCCCGATGGGCGGCTGGTGCTGACGGCGACGCGGTTTGAGACTACCGACTCTGCCCTGTTTGACGCCCAGACCGAAGCACTGCAGCGGCCGGAGATGTTGTTGTACTGGTCCGAAGATCGTGGCGCAACATGGTCCGCGCCGCAGGTGGTCCCCGTCGATTTGCCGCCGGAGAAATACACCTGGAACGGCGCCGGACAATTCCAGCAGTTGTCGGCGACACGGTGGATGTATCCGCTGGAAACGTGGAAGCCCGAGGGGTACGACGGCGCACCGGATCAAAAGGCGGCAGCGGTCTTTTCCGCCGATGGCGGAAAAACCTGGGGCGAGTTCACCCCGTTCGCCGACGACCCGACCGGCGCGTTGTTGTATTGGGATCAAATGAACACGCGGTTGCCGGATGGGCGGGTCTATGTGATGTTGTGGACGCATCGTTATGGGACCTCCGAAGACATCGCTAATCATTGGGTGATTTCCGAAGACGAGGGCCGCACTTGGTCTGCTCCGGTCGCTACGAATCTGCGGGGACAAGTCTGTTGCCCCATCGCACTGGCCGATGGCCGGGTGGCGGCGATTTATAATTATCGCCACGATCCGCAGGGGGTCCGCATCGCCGTGAGCGAGGACCTAACGAATTTCGACGTCGATCGCGGAACGGTTCTGTTCGATGCCGGCGCTGAAGCAACCTTAGGGACGACGGAGCACGAAAACTTTCTAGCGGAGCATATGTTGATCGGCTTTGGCAAACCGGGAGGCATCCGATTGGCGGACGACACGCTGCTGACGTGGTATTGGTGTACAGCGGGCGGAGTCACCCATACGCGCTGGGCGCGATTGGCCGTGGTATGA